In one Grus americana isolate bGruAme1 chromosome 1, bGruAme1.mat, whole genome shotgun sequence genomic region, the following are encoded:
- the LOC129202312 gene encoding cell surface glycoprotein CD200 receptor 1-A-like isoform X2: protein MKPGADMKIAGKTLCVFVLLTITKAMRTVGNKRVSATVGNSCVLTCTTKSNVTMVTWKISPKVGGPCTLGYRADQNKTDKTNCSDSMNWKFRPDRDPTLEIRQVGIAHEGNYTCEVVTTEGNFHEMYYLTVLVPPRLTLYCDDHGNPVCEAAAGKPAARVSWLPGSNFTPEEEGHDNGTVTVLSTLTAYSTNVTNTTCIVSHPAGNQSKSIACHPSKNHSFTWLVYIIPCFLSIIISMTIMYYFKLHSDRYLECIAHIFTE, encoded by the exons ATGAAACCAGGAGCCGACATGAAGATTGCTGGGAAGACTCTGTGTGTTTTTGTGCTGCTCACCATCACCAAGGCCATGAGAACAGTAG gGAACAAGAGAGTGTCAGCAACTGTAGGTAACAGCTGTGTGCTCACCTGCACTACCAAATCAAATGTAACCATGGTAACATGGAAAATAAGCCCCAAGGTTGGAGGCCCCTGCACCTTGGGATACAGGGCTGATCAGAACAAGACAGACAAAACAAACTGCAGTGACAGCATGAACTGGAAATTCAGACCAGATCGAGATCCTACCCTTGAGATACGGCAAGTGGGAATAGCCCACGAAGGAAATTACACCTGTGAAGTAGTAACAACAGAAGGGAATTTCCATGAGATGTACTACCTGACCGTGCTGG TCCCCCCCCGGCTGACCCTGTACTGTGATGACCACGGGAACCCCGTGTGCGAGGCAGCGGCAGGGAAGCCGGCTGCTCGGGTCTCGTGGCTACCAGGGAGCAACTTCACCCCCGAGGAAGAAGGCCATGACAACGGGACAGTGACTGTTCTCAGCACACTGACAGCATATAGCACCAACGTGACTAATACCACCTGCATTGTGTCCCACCCAGCTGGGAACCAGAGCAAGTCCATAGCCTGTCATCCCTCAA AGAACCACAGCTTTACCTGGCTTGTATACATCATTCCTTGTTTCCTGAGCATTATCATCTCCATGACTATCATGTACTATTTTAAGCTCCACAGTGACAG ATATCTGGAGTGCATTGCACACATCTTCACTGAATAA